The following proteins are encoded in a genomic region of Pan troglodytes isolate AG18354 chromosome 2, NHGRI_mPanTro3-v2.0_pri, whole genome shotgun sequence:
- the GORASP1 gene encoding Golgi reassembly-stacking protein 1 isoform X3 translates to MHHYQSGRARALSTHLRSPAAGRSPCWAWEESQPRRGQSRGPGLTEWTQLRGSPSARVLPVVGSKGLPRVQENSPAQQAGLEPYFDFIITIGHSRLNKENDTLKALLKANVEKPVKLEVFNMKTMRVREVEVVPSNMWGGQGLLGASVRFCSFRRASEQVWHVLDVEPSSPAALAGLRPYTDYVVGSDQILQESEDFFTLIESHEGKPLKLMVYNSKSDSCREPPSYHKKPPGTPPPSALPLGAPPPDALPPGPTPEDSPSLETGSRQSDYMEALLQAPGSSMEDPLPGPGSPSHSAPDPDGLPHFMETPLQPPPPVQRVMDPGFLDVSGISLLDNSNASVWPSLPSSTELTTTAVSTSGPEDICSSSSSHERGGEATWSGSEFEVSFLDSPGAQAQADHLPQLTLPDSLTSAASPEDGLSAELLEAQAEEEPASTEGLDTGTEAEGLDSQAQISTTE, encoded by the exons ATGCACCACTACCAGTCGGGACGCGCTCGTGCACTTAGCACACATTTACGCTCGCCTGCCGCGGGCCGCTCTCCGTGCTGGGCCTGGGAAGAGAGTCAGCCACGCCGAGGACAGTCCCGGGGGCCGGGGTTAACCGAGTGGACGCAGCTGCGGGGGAGCCCGTCGGCGCGCGTCCTGCCAGTCGTAGGGTCGAAAGGGCTTCCGAGG GTGCAGGAGAACTCCCCAGCCCAGCAGGCGGGCCTGGAGCCCTACTTTGACTTCATCATCACCATTGGGCACTCGAGGCTG AACAAGGAGAATGACACCCTGAAGGCACTACTGAAAGCCAATGTGGAGAAGCCCGTGAAGCTGGAGGTGTTCAATATGAAGACCATGAGGGTGCGCGAGGTGGAGGTGGTGCCCAGCAACATGTGGGGCGGCCAGGGCCTACTGGGTGCCAGTGTGCGCTTCTGCAGCTTCCGCAGGGCCAGTGAGCAGGTGTGGCATGTGCTG GATGTGGAACCATCTTCACCTGCTGCCCTTGCCGGCCTGCGCCCCTACACAGACTATGTGGTTGGTTCGGACCAGATTCTCCAGGAG TCCGAGGACTTCTTTACGCTCATCGAGTCTCATGAGGGGAAGCCCTTGAAGCTGATGGTGTATAACTCCAAGTCAGACTCCTGCCGGGAG CCCCCCAGCTACCACAAGAAGCCACCTGGCACCCCACCACCTTCTGCTCTACCACTTGGTGCCCCACCACCTGATGCTCTACCACCTGGACCCACCCCCGAGGACTCTCCTTCCCTGGAGACAGGTTCCAGGCAGAGTGACTACATGGAG gCCCTGCTGCAGGCACCTGGCTCCTCCATGGAGGATCCCCTTCCTGGGCCTGGGAGTCCCAGCCACAGTGCTCCAGACCCTGATGGACTTCCCCATTTCATGGAGACTCCTCTTCAGCCCCCACCTCCAGTGCAGCGAGTTATGGACCCAG GCTTCCTGGACGTGTCGGGAATTTCTCTCTTGGACAACAGCAATGCCAGTGTGTGGCCCAGCCTGCCCTCTTCCACAGAACTGACCACCACAGCTGTCTCAACCTCAGGGCCAGAGGACATCTGCTCCAGCAGCAGTTCTCATGAGCGGGGTG GTGAGGCTACATGGTCTGGGTCAGAGTTTGAGGTCTCCTTCCTGGACAGCCCAGGTGCCCAAGCCCAGGCGGACCACCTGCCTCAGCTGACTCTTCCTGACAGTCTcacctctgcagcctcaccagaaGATGGGCTGTCCGCCGAGCTGCTTGAAGCTCAGGCTGAGGAGGAACCAGCAAGCACAGAGGGCCTAGATACTGGGACGGAGGCTGAGGGGCTGGACAGCCAGGCCCAGATCTCTACCACAGAATAA